The bacterium genome segment AGAAAGACGATCCCGTCCAGGTGGTCCCGCTCATGCTGGCACACGCGCGCGGCGTAGCCCTCGAGATCGATGGAGAAGGGGTTTCCGCTCGGGGCCAGCGCCTCGAGCCGCACCTTGCGGTTTCGCGGCACCTTCCCGTGCAGATCGGGGATGCTCAGGCAGCCCTCCCAGTCCTCCGCCGTTTTCTCGTCCAGCACCGTCACCTGCGGATTGATGGCGACGATCAGCGTCTCCTCATCGTTGGGGTCCGGCTGCAGGACGAACAGGCGGAGCGAGGCGTGC includes the following:
- the def gene encoding peptide deformylase — translated: MSILKVARLGHPVLREKARAIDPAQVEHPEVQRLIEDMVDTMSEYAGVGLAAPQVHASLRLFVLQPDPNDEETLIVAINPQVTVLDEKTAEDWEGCLSIPDLHGKVPRNRKVRLEALAPSGNPFSIDLEGYAARVCQHERDHLDGIVFLERMADFSTLCFGEEFRRYWAPREAPEGEKKDGEKKEG